In Funiculus sociatus GB2-C1, a single genomic region encodes these proteins:
- a CDS encoding type IV pilus twitching motility protein PilT: MTQINDAGKLKPQAPPHMPPPPPPPQMQTGRLPEVSNVNTSIKQLVKEAFHHKASDIHIRVGQVTRFRVRGQITQSESQMRVTPEIFERYLAEILSPVQRKQFAEKKELDTAIFYPGFVRCRVNCFETLMGGAMVLRLITLDVPSIDSLNLPQVLKDIVSKPQGLILVTGPTGSGKSTTLAAMIRHLNETMNKHIVTIEDPIEFVHSSQNCLLSQREVGLHTNDFHEALRAVLREDPDVILIGEMRDRITIETALQASQTGHLVLGTLHTRSAIGAVDRLLNLYKADEQPVMRIQITQSLIAVVAQLLLPTTDSRRTAVHDILINTPAMQDYLLKGENEEAFRLMENDQYDGMQVMNQALYNEMLEGRITLEEALNASPDPNDLDRRIRTGGVDASNSSTRSWM, translated from the coding sequence ATGACACAAATCAATGATGCTGGCAAATTGAAGCCTCAGGCTCCTCCACATATGCCACCACCGCCACCCCCTCCTCAGATGCAGACAGGGCGACTACCAGAGGTCAGCAACGTTAATACTTCCATTAAACAATTGGTTAAGGAAGCGTTTCATCACAAAGCCTCTGACATTCACATTAGAGTTGGGCAAGTTACCAGATTTAGGGTTCGAGGTCAGATAACCCAATCTGAAAGTCAGATGAGGGTGACACCAGAAATCTTTGAAAGATACCTGGCAGAGATTCTGAGTCCAGTTCAGCGAAAGCAATTCGCTGAGAAAAAAGAGCTGGATACAGCGATTTTCTATCCAGGTTTCGTGCGCTGTCGGGTGAACTGCTTTGAGACTCTGATGGGCGGAGCGATGGTGCTGCGCTTAATCACTCTGGATGTCCCTTCTATTGATAGTTTAAACTTACCGCAAGTCCTCAAAGACATTGTGTCAAAACCCCAAGGACTAATCCTAGTTACAGGGCCTACGGGATCGGGGAAATCAACTACACTTGCAGCAATGATTCGTCATCTGAACGAGACGATGAATAAGCACATTGTGACAATTGAAGACCCGATTGAATTTGTTCACTCTTCGCAAAATTGCCTACTTAGTCAGCGGGAAGTCGGTTTGCATACCAATGACTTTCACGAGGCGCTACGGGCAGTTTTACGGGAAGACCCGGATGTGATTCTGATTGGGGAAATGCGCGATCGCATTACCATTGAGACAGCTTTGCAAGCATCCCAAACGGGTCACTTAGTGTTGGGGACTCTGCACACCAGAAGCGCTATCGGTGCTGTGGATCGTTTGTTAAACCTCTACAAAGCAGATGAACAGCCAGTGATGCGGATACAGATTACCCAATCTCTGATAGCTGTAGTAGCCCAACTCCTACTTCCCACCACAGATAGTCGGCGCACCGCAGTTCACGATATTTTAATTAATACACCTGCAATGCAAGATTACCTGCTCAAAGGTGAAAATGAGGAGGCATTCCGGTTAATGGAAAACGACCAGTACGACGGTATGCAGGTGATGAATCAAGCTCTCTACAATGAAATGCTGGAGGGTCGGATTACCCTTGAGGAAGCCTTGAACGCTTCCCCAGATCCCAACGATCTAGATCGCCGTATTCGTACAGGTGGGGTTGATGCTTCTAACTCCTCGACTCGCAGTTGGATGTAA
- the typA gene encoding translational GTPase TypA — protein MSLPIRNVAIIAHVDHGKTTLVDALLKQSGIFREGEDVPDCVMDSNALERERGITILSKNTAVRYKETLINIIDTPGHADFGGEVERVLGMVDGCILIVDANEGPMPQTRFVLKKALEKGLRPIVVVNKIDRPQADPHGAIDKVLDLFLELGADDDQCDFPYLFASGINGYARNDLESDNMDMQPMFEAILHHVAPPVGDPNKPLQLQVTTLDYSEYLGRIVIGKIHNGTIRMGQQVALVTETSAIVKGKISKLMGFEGLKRIDLEEASAGNIVAVAGFADANIGETITCPNEPQALPLIKVDEPTLQMTFSVNDSPFAGQEGTMVTSRQVRDRLFRELETNVALRVEDTDSPDKLLVSGRGELHLGILIETMRREGYEFQVSQPQVIFREVSGQPCEPYECLVLDVPQEASGGCIERLGQRKGEMQDMQMSATGRTQLEFVIPARGLIGFRGEFMRLTRGEGIMNHSFLDYRPITSDMETRRNGVLISFEEGVATFYAMKNAEDRGAFFITPGTKVYKGMIVGEHNRQQDLELNVCKAKQLTNHRASGGDELVQLQAPIDMSLERALEYIGSDELVEVTPKSIRLRKLAKKLAKR, from the coding sequence ATGAGTCTCCCCATTCGCAACGTCGCAATCATTGCCCACGTCGATCACGGCAAAACCACCCTTGTTGATGCCCTCCTCAAACAATCTGGCATCTTCCGCGAAGGGGAAGACGTTCCTGATTGCGTCATGGATTCCAACGCCCTAGAGAGGGAGCGGGGCATCACAATTTTGTCGAAAAACACCGCCGTCAGATACAAAGAAACCCTAATCAATATTATCGATACCCCTGGACACGCCGATTTTGGCGGCGAAGTCGAGCGGGTGTTAGGCATGGTCGATGGCTGTATCCTGATTGTGGATGCCAATGAAGGCCCCATGCCGCAGACACGATTTGTGCTGAAAAAAGCCCTAGAAAAGGGATTGCGCCCTATCGTTGTCGTAAATAAAATCGACCGTCCTCAAGCTGATCCCCACGGCGCAATTGATAAAGTATTGGATCTGTTTTTGGAACTGGGCGCAGATGACGATCAGTGCGATTTCCCTTATCTGTTTGCTTCCGGTATCAATGGTTATGCCAGAAACGACCTGGAATCCGACAACATGGATATGCAGCCCATGTTTGAGGCAATTCTGCACCATGTCGCGCCACCTGTAGGCGATCCGAATAAGCCTTTACAACTGCAAGTGACAACCCTGGATTATTCTGAATATCTGGGTCGGATTGTGATTGGAAAAATTCATAACGGCACAATCCGGATGGGGCAACAAGTGGCTTTGGTGACGGAAACCAGCGCCATTGTGAAAGGTAAAATCTCCAAGTTGATGGGTTTTGAAGGCTTAAAGCGGATTGATTTGGAAGAAGCCTCTGCGGGAAATATTGTGGCGGTGGCTGGTTTCGCCGATGCGAACATTGGCGAGACAATTACCTGTCCAAACGAACCGCAAGCTTTGCCACTGATTAAGGTGGATGAGCCTACCTTGCAAATGACCTTCTCGGTGAACGATTCGCCCTTTGCCGGACAGGAAGGGACGATGGTGACATCGCGGCAAGTTCGCGATCGCCTGTTCCGCGAACTCGAAACAAACGTCGCCCTGCGTGTCGAAGATACCGACTCTCCCGATAAATTACTCGTTTCCGGTCGAGGCGAACTCCACCTCGGCATCTTGATTGAAACCATGCGTCGGGAAGGCTATGAATTTCAAGTTTCCCAGCCGCAAGTGATTTTCCGCGAAGTCAGCGGTCAACCCTGCGAACCCTACGAATGTTTGGTGCTGGATGTCCCCCAAGAAGCTAGCGGTGGCTGTATCGAACGTTTGGGACAGCGCAAGGGCGAAATGCAAGATATGCAGATGAGTGCCACGGGTCGCACTCAACTAGAATTTGTAATTCCCGCCCGTGGTTTAATCGGCTTCCGGGGTGAATTCATGCGCCTCACCCGTGGCGAAGGGATTATGAACCACAGTTTCCTAGACTATCGCCCCATCACCAGCGATATGGAAACTCGCCGCAACGGTGTCTTAATTTCATTTGAAGAGGGCGTTGCTACCTTCTACGCAATGAAGAATGCTGAGGATCGGGGTGCGTTCTTTATCACTCCGGGTACCAAAGTTTACAAAGGCATGATTGTCGGTGAACACAACCGTCAACAAGACTTGGAACTCAATGTCTGCAAGGCGAAGCAGCTGACCAACCACCGTGCCTCTGGCGGTGATGAGTTAGTGCAGTTGCAAGCGCCAATAGATATGAGCTTGGAGCGTGCCTTGGAATACATTGGATCAGATGAATTGGTGGAAGTAACGCCCAAGTCCATTCGTCTGCGGAAGCTGGCGAAGAAGCTGGCGAAACGGTAA